Below is a window of Flavobacterium sp. CFS9 DNA.
ACCCTGCCAATCCGAATTCAAAAACATAGCGAAAATGCTTTGGCTTTGGCTTCCTGGTTAGAAAAACAGGAAGAAGTAGCCTGGGTAAATTATCCGGGTTTAAAAAACAATAAATACTACGATCTGTCGCAACAGTACTTGCCAAAAGGTCAAAGTGGTGTCGTTACCTTCGGATTAAAAGGAGGTTTTGAAGCAGCTAAAAAAGTAGTCGATGAAACGAAATTATTCTCACTTCTGGCTAACATTGGTGATACAAAATCATTAATCATTCATCCGGCCAGTACAACGCACCAGCAATTGTCTGATGCGGAACAATTAGAAACGGGAGTTTCAAAAGATCTGGTTCGACTTTCCGTTGGATTAGAAGATATAGAAGATTTAATTGCTGACTTGCAGACTGTTTTTGCAAGCGTGACCGAGTCACAATACAGCATTAATAAAAACTAGGTTTTTTTGTTTTTTGTTTGAAAAATTGCCTTTAGCAGCGTGAGTTCTGCTAGAGGTGATTTTTTATGAAAAGCAAACCAATATAAAAATTTTAAACCTTATAGGTATTGAGGTTTAATGTAGAGTGCTACAGTGTACTTAAAATGGGTATAAGGTTTAAAAATTAAAAAATAAAATTATGTCAAAGCTTAAAATAAATATCATCCTTTTTGGAATTGGAAATATAGGAAGTACTTTGATCAATCAAATTATTGAAAGTCAGGAGTTTTTCCTTAAAAGTAAAAATATCGATTTTCACTTTCCGATTATCACTAATTCAACTGTAGCCTTTTTCGAGAAAGAAGGGGTAGGATATGCCTGGGAGACCAATTTCCTCGAATTGGCTGTTCCTTTTAAGGTGCAGGATATTATTGAATTTGCCAAAGAAAATGAATTTGAAAATTTAATCGCTGTTGATGCCACCGCGAGCGATGAGTTAATACATCACTACAACACATTAATCGAAAACGGATTTAATATTGTAGCGGTAAATAAAAAAGCCAATACACTGCCGATTGATTTATACAAAGAGATCAGATCAAATCTTAAAAAGTACGACAAAGAGTTTTTGTATGAAACCTCAGTAGATACCGGATTCCCGGTTTTACAGACTTTAAGAGACTTGTATTATTCAGGCGAAAAGATCACAAAGATTCGAGGTGTTTTTTCAGATAATCTGAGTTATGTTTTTAATCGTTTTGCTGCCGAAGAAACAACCTTCTCTTCCTTATTAAAAGATGCGAGTTTACTCGGATTAATGCGTTCCACCTTTAAAGAAGATTTATCCGGAAATGATACAGCCAGAAAGCTACTGATTCTCACGAGGGAAATTGGAAAAGATTTTGAGCTGTCAGATATAAAAATTAATTCCCTTATTAATGAAGAGCATCTGGAGCAAAACGGCATTCTGAATAAAGAGGCAATTGACCGATCGTTTAAGATTGCTAAAATTAGTCAGGCAGATGATCATGTACTGCGATACGTAGGAGAATTTGATGTGGTAAAAAATACATTAGAAGTCAAACTGGTCTCAGAACCTGTTACTTCAGCAATAGGTCAGTTGAAAGGATCAGATACCATTTTCGAAATTTATACACAATCTTATGCTGCGGTTCCAATTGTAATTCAAAGTGCTTCGGCTTGTAAACAAGCTATTTCCAGAGGAGTGATTACAGATATTTTAAAAGTAGCCGAAAAGATCAAAAACAAAGAAGCAGTCTGGTTGTAAGTGGTTTTGAAATACTAGTAAGTGGTTCTTTGATATAATGAAACAGAAAAGTTTTTAAGTTATTTTTTGTAAGATTTATCTTTTAAATGTTGATATGTTAATTTTGTAAGATGTTTTTTAACCTAAAAAGGGCGCTTTTTAACGTTTTTTGGGATTAATTTATTGAGTCTCACTTGCATAATTGATAAAATATTCGCAAATTTGTAAGACTTCAAAGCTAAAGAAGAAATAATTTAGTATTCTGAATGAAAGTTACATCGATGGGAGCAAAAGTTTTGTCCTCAGTAGATTTAAAAAAGAGTAGATTAGAAATATTTCTAAAGTTTAAAGAAGTTTATTAAAATAGAAAAAATGCAAGAATTTTTTAAAATAGCAATTAAGTCCCAGATGAATAAGTCCCTACAGATGAACAAGATGTTTAACGTCGCACGTATTTGTGTATGCGTCTGTTGATACTAAAAGTATATATAAGTTGTAAAAAACTTGAACCCTTTTGGTATTAAAAATCCAAAAGGGTTTTTTTATTCCATTTGGTTACGATAACAAAGAAATAAACATAAAATAAAGATAATAACACGCAAACTAACATAAACTTAAATGTCATGAGCACAATAAACTACCTAACAAAGACTTTTTCAGCATTGAAAAACATCAGAGCTAAAAGAAACAATGCACCGCCAACAAATGAATTGACCGATTCAAGATTCGGGGTGACTGAAACAAATAAAAAAGCGGAGAAAAAAAATCCGGATTCATTATTGTTTTTGATGTATTCAAAAGAAAATGAAACGCTTTTTATTTAAATCTAAAAGCATCATAAAATAGAGGGAAACCTGCTTAATTTTACTGGGCAATTTGTTCGGTAATTTTTTGCGTACACTAGTTTTTGTTTGAATTATGTTTAAGAAATTGAGGAATCAGTTTCGATAAAATTTGTTTGTTTGAGAAATTAGTAGTTAATTTGCACCTTTAAGTTCAAAAACGTATTGAAATGTTATAAAGAAAGGAGGAGGGATTAGACCCGATGAATCCTTAGCAACCCTTCGTTAAATCGAAGAAGGTGCTGCATTCTACCACGCCTAAACGTGGAAAGATAACAACAAGAAATTTTCTGGTTTCACTCTAGACTTTCTTTCTAATATTTCCACATACAAATCAAAATTAAAAAGATTTGAAATTGGAAAATATACCAAGTCCCATTATAATTCAGGAATTCATCACCGAAAGTGGTGTGTCCTACTCATCATTACCCTTAAGTTTTACACTTTCCGGTTTACCATTGCATAGTGCGCCCATTGTACTCGTTAATCATGCTTTGACAGGAAATGCAGAGGTCACCGGAGCCAACGGCTGGTGGAATGACCTTATCGGTGAAAATAAAACAATCGATACTTATAAATTTACCGTACTGGCTTTTAATGTGCCGGGAAATGGTAATGATTCTTTTATTATCGAAAATTACCAGGATTTCACAGCAAGAGATATTGCCCGCATTTTTGTAAAAGGTTTAGAATTCCTAAATGTTAGCCAACTACATACCATTATTGGAGGTTCTGTCGGAGGAGGTATTGCCTGGGAGATTCTTGCATTAGAACCCAACATTACTCAAAATCTAATTCCCATCGCAACAGATTGGAAATCGACCGACTGGATGATCGCCAATTGCTATTTACAAGAGCAAATTTTGAACAATTCTTCAAAACCTGTTGAAGATGCCAGAATTCATGCTATGTTGTGTTACAGATCTCCTGAATCATTCAAAGAAAAATTTCAACGCACCATCAATGCCAGTCGCCCTGTTTTCAATATTGAAAGCTGGTTGGCACATCATGGTGAAAAACTACAGAAAAGATACCAATTGGCTTCGTATAAATTGATGAACCAATTGCTTAAAACCATAGATATTACCAGAAACAGAGAAGATTTTGAAACTTTGTTATCCAGAACAACTGCTGCAATTCACATTGTCGGAATCAATTCAGATTTGTTTTTTATACCCAAAGAAAATCGGGAAACTTTTCAGGAATTGAAAAAGTTTAAAGACAATGTTTCTTACAGCGAAATAGATTCGGTTCACGGACATGACGCTTTTTTAATCGAGTACAAACAATTAGATCATTTACTTGCCGATATTTTTAAGGCAGAAACAATAGAAAAATAAAATGAAAATATTAAAATTTGGCGGTAAATCGTTATCAAACGGAGAAGGACTTAACAAAGTAGTTTCAATTATTACAGACAAAGTACAGCAGAATGAAAAAATAGCTGTTGTAGTTTCGGCTCGTGGAGATGCTACAGATGAGTTAGAATATATTTTAAAAATTGCTGCCAAGAATGGCAACTACAAACCTCTATTTGAGAATTTTAAAGCCTATCAGGTTTCAGATTATCCTCAGGTTGATTTGTCTGAAGAATTTAATGTACTCGAAAAGCTTTTTGAAGGAGTAAGTCTGATTGGTGATTACAGCAATAAAATCAAAGATCAGATTTTATCAAAAGGAGAATTACTTTCGGCTAAATTGCTGACCGCTATTTTAATTGAAAAAGGAGTTCCGGCAAACTTTGTGGATTCAAGAGAATTGTTGAAAACCGATTCTAAATTTGGAGATGCACAGCCTTTGGAGCAGCTTTCTAAGAAAAATGTGATCAATTATTTTAAAGAACACAACGGCTCAACGGTTAATATTGTGACCGGTTTCATTGGATCTAACAATAATAACGATACCACCACTTTAGGCAGAAACGGCAGTAATTATACCGCATCGCTAATTGCGAATTATCTGAATGCCGAGGAATTGCAGAATTTTACACACGTTGACGGAATTTACACGGCAAATCCTGATTTGGTGGCCGATGCGAAAAAAATTGAATTCCTGTCGTTTAATGAAGCCAATGAATTAGCCAATTTTGGGGCTACAATTCTACATGCGAAAACAATTATTCCATTATTGGAAAAAAATATTCCGCTTCGTATTTTAAATACCTTTAATCACGAAAATCGCGGGACTTTAATTACCTCTGATTCTGCAAAAGAAGGAATTAAAACGCTTTCTGTTTTAGAGAATGTTTCTCTGGTGAATCTGGAAGGCCGTGGATTATTGGGGAAAGCAGGTGTAGATGCTCGAATCTTTAAAGTAATGGGCGATCACAACATCAGTGTGAGTATTATTTCGCAAGGTTCTTCAGAGCGAGGTATTGGCCTTGTGGTGGCAACCGATAAGGCTACATTGGCGATGGTCGAATTAGAAAAAGAATTTGAAAATGACTTCTATTCTAAAGATGTAAATCAGATTACAGTAACCGATAATGTTTCGGTAATTTCGATTATCGGTCAGGATTTGAGTACTTTCCATAAACCCTACACGGCATTAATTAAAAATAAAATTGTTCCGATTTTGTTCAATAACACCGTTACGGGTAAAAACGTGAGTTTGGTGGTTAAAAAATCAGAACTGCATAAAGCCTTAAATGTAATTCACGGTGAGATTTTCGGAGTTTCCAAAAAAATCAATATTGCCATTATTGGTCATGGATTAGTGGGGGGAACTTTAATCAATCAGATTTTAGAATCGACTGACGCTATCGAAAAGAGAAAAGACGTGAGGCTAAATGTTTTTGCAATTGCGAATTCCAAAAAAGTACTTTTAGATAAAAACGGAGTAAGTTCGAACTGGAAAACAGACATCGAAAAAGACGGACTTGCTTACACTATTGAGGATATTATTGCTTACGCGAATCAACATCATTTAGAAAACCTGATTGCGATTGACAATACAGCCAGTGCGAAATTTGTGGAGAATTACATTCCGTTGGTGGAGAGCAGTTTCGATTTGATCTCTTCTAACAAAGTAGCCAATACACTGAGTTACGGCTTTTACAAAGAATTGAGAAAATCTTTAGCCGAAAATCAGAAGAATTATTTGTACGAAACCAATGTTGGCGCCGGATTACCATTAATTGACACCATTAAATTGTTACACCTTTCGGGAGAAAACATCACAAAAATAAAAGGGGTGTTCTCCGGAACATTAAGTTATTTGTTTAATAATTTTTCGGCAAAAGACGTTCCTTTCAGTGAGATTCTACAAGAAGCGATTGATAACGGATATACAGAGCCGGATCCGCGTGAGGATTTGTGCGGAAATGATGTGGGTAGAAAATTATTGATTCTGGCAAGAGAATTAGACTTGCAGAACGAATTTGAAGAAATCTCGATTCAGAATTTAATTCCGGAACATTTACGTGAAGGCAACGTTGGAGATTTCTTAACG
It encodes the following:
- a CDS encoding aspartate kinase, encoding MSKLKINIILFGIGNIGSTLINQIIESQEFFLKSKNIDFHFPIITNSTVAFFEKEGVGYAWETNFLELAVPFKVQDIIEFAKENEFENLIAVDATASDELIHHYNTLIENGFNIVAVNKKANTLPIDLYKEIRSNLKKYDKEFLYETSVDTGFPVLQTLRDLYYSGEKITKIRGVFSDNLSYVFNRFAAEETTFSSLLKDASLLGLMRSTFKEDLSGNDTARKLLILTREIGKDFELSDIKINSLINEEHLEQNGILNKEAIDRSFKIAKISQADDHVLRYVGEFDVVKNTLEVKLVSEPVTSAIGQLKGSDTIFEIYTQSYAAVPIVIQSASACKQAISRGVITDILKVAEKIKNKEAVWL
- a CDS encoding alpha/beta fold hydrolase; this encodes MKLENIPSPIIIQEFITESGVSYSSLPLSFTLSGLPLHSAPIVLVNHALTGNAEVTGANGWWNDLIGENKTIDTYKFTVLAFNVPGNGNDSFIIENYQDFTARDIARIFVKGLEFLNVSQLHTIIGGSVGGGIAWEILALEPNITQNLIPIATDWKSTDWMIANCYLQEQILNNSSKPVEDARIHAMLCYRSPESFKEKFQRTINASRPVFNIESWLAHHGEKLQKRYQLASYKLMNQLLKTIDITRNREDFETLLSRTTAAIHIVGINSDLFFIPKENRETFQELKKFKDNVSYSEIDSVHGHDAFLIEYKQLDHLLADIFKAETIEK
- the thrA gene encoding bifunctional aspartate kinase/homoserine dehydrogenase I; its protein translation is MKILKFGGKSLSNGEGLNKVVSIITDKVQQNEKIAVVVSARGDATDELEYILKIAAKNGNYKPLFENFKAYQVSDYPQVDLSEEFNVLEKLFEGVSLIGDYSNKIKDQILSKGELLSAKLLTAILIEKGVPANFVDSRELLKTDSKFGDAQPLEQLSKKNVINYFKEHNGSTVNIVTGFIGSNNNNDTTTLGRNGSNYTASLIANYLNAEELQNFTHVDGIYTANPDLVADAKKIEFLSFNEANELANFGATILHAKTIIPLLEKNIPLRILNTFNHENRGTLITSDSAKEGIKTLSVLENVSLVNLEGRGLLGKAGVDARIFKVMGDHNISVSIISQGSSERGIGLVVATDKATLAMVELEKEFENDFYSKDVNQITVTDNVSVISIIGQDLSTFHKPYTALIKNKIVPILFNNTVTGKNVSLVVKKSELHKALNVIHGEIFGVSKKINIAIIGHGLVGGTLINQILESTDAIEKRKDVRLNVFAIANSKKVLLDKNGVSSNWKTDIEKDGLAYTIEDIIAYANQHHLENLIAIDNTASAKFVENYIPLVESSFDLISSNKVANTLSYGFYKELRKSLAENQKNYLYETNVGAGLPLIDTIKLLHLSGENITKIKGVFSGTLSYLFNNFSAKDVPFSEILQEAIDNGYTEPDPREDLCGNDVGRKLLILARELDLQNEFEEISIQNLIPEHLREGNVGDFLTKLKEFDPIYEKIKANQKPSHVLRYIGELSGDLQNDKGILEVKLVSVPSDTALGGLKGSDSFFEIYTESYGDRPIVIQGAGAGSAVTARGVFGDILRLSDKG